Proteins from one Danaus plexippus chromosome 2, MEX_DaPlex, whole genome shotgun sequence genomic window:
- the LOC116779577 gene encoding transcription factor Sp4-like isoform X4 yields the protein MMSSDSHKVTVEYISEDRTVKEGSGTQSPLALLAATCSRYGAVSMGPEQQQEKDQQQQQPQQQQHYTQQQQVQQQQQQQQQQQQQQQQQQQQQQQQQQQQQQQQQQQQQQQQQQQHQQQVQQQQQQQQQQQQQQQQVQQAQLVQQQVQGEALAALQQQYMQQPQLRVISTAVVQQLRAQGLSVSDVGRDVNASVQPLQHGNELSAAIVNAATTVPNGIQVQQPQVISMQQLQSLLGGGVVSSSEGTPYQNSPQQLLQIHPQLLQQQTGGVYGGCVVGGVTPLQAVTVDGQDALFIPSHHAQNFSGMGQVSLVNGQLVRTPVLPSGFLHNVMHLPAEQQATVSIPGTNLTIPLSALTGNQMVTIPGTNISIPGGIQIPTSQAITIPSSTGVQLPAAGVPNNGVTIQTDGKHGNGKEAKSPASPGQGGGVAVRGGVGGVGGVGGMGMVPVQVPVSVANGHTVYQTVHVPVHAPHLQIIPQLQQMQAQPQVANVLTPSGQIQQIQIASLGNVQSSGGQGAGGQPTITLQAVSNPMQDTGQVQQQAIITSTPNGQQVTVIPASSNVPTLGVGGLGGVQLVPAVGLPGVQLAQIPQQQPQPAPTPQPQPLIGQQIQQDPNEPGKWQVVTVSSGNTTTSECEANKNRPSSPNSGKRLMKRVACTCPNCDQGENRLVDRKKQHVCHIPGCNKVYGKTSHLRAHLRWHSGERPFLCNWLFCGKRFTRSDELQRHRRTHTGEKRFECPECSKRFMRSDHLAKHVRIHTKNRITEVATSTQSMYSDSGDDSCDEKMMLTIETMHPSNDAEEKLVMIRSGAKLEPDHIDS from the exons ATGATGTCGTCTGATTCCCACAAAGTGACAGTTGAATATATCAGTGAGGACAGAACAGTGAAG GAGGGTAGCGGCACCCAGTCGCCCCTAGCATTACTGGCGGCCACGTGTAGCCGTTACGGCGCTGTCAGCATGGGGCCCGAACAGCAGCAGGAGAAGGATCAGCAACAACAGCAACCACAGCAGCAACAGCATTACA CCCAACAACAACAAGTGCAGCAacagcagcagcagcagcaaCAACAGCAACAACAacagcagcagcagcagcaaCAACAGCAGcagcaacaacaacaacaacagcagcagcaacaacaacaacaacagcaGCAGCAGCAACAACAACATCAACAACAAGTGCAGCAGCAACAGCAACAACAAcagcaacaacaacaacaacaacaacaggTCCAACAAGCTCAGCTAGTCCAGCAACAAGTACAGGGCGAGGCACTTGCAGCACTCCAGCAGCAGTATATGCAGCAGCCGCAGCTCAGAGTCATCAGCACTGCCGTGGTGCAACAACTGAGAGCGCAAGGCCTGTCGGTGAGTGATGTGGGGAGAGATGTAAATGCTAGTGTCCAGCCGCTTCAACAT GGCAATGAGTTATCAGCGGCCATTGTGAATGCTGCGACAACAGTCCCAAACGGCATTCAAGTGCAGCAACCGCAG GTGATATCAATGCAGCAGCTGCAATCTCTGCTGGGAGGCGGCGTGGTGTCGTCCAGTGAGGGCACGCCCTATCAGAACTCACCGCAACAACTGCTGCAGATACACCCACAACTGCTGCAA CAACAAACCGGCGGGGTGTACGGCGGCTGTGTGGTGGGAGGCGTCACTCCGCTGCAAGCCGTCACCGTGGACGGACAGGACGCTCTGTTCATACCCTCACACCACGCTCAG AACTTCTCGGGCATGGGTCAGGTGAGCCTGGTCAACGGTCAGCTGGTCCGCACGCCTGTCCTGCCGTCCGGGTTTCTCCACAACGTGATGCATCTCCCCGCGG AGCAACAAGCGACCGTGTCCATCCCCGGCACTAACCTAACAATACCGCTAAGCGCACTAACCGGTAATCAGATGGTAACTATCCCGGGAACGAATATATCGATACCGGGCGGGATACAGATACCGACCAGCCAGGCTATCACTATCCCGAGCTCCACGGGCGTGCAGTTGCCCGCGGCCGGCGTGCCCAATAACGGAGTAACGATACAGACTGACGGGAAACACGGAAACGGAAAAGAGGCCAAGTCACCCGCCAGTCCGGGGCAAG GCGGCGGGGTTGCTGTCCGTGGTGGCGTGGGCGGGGTGGGCGGCGTGGGCGGCATGGGCATGGTGCCGGTCCAAGTGCCCGTGAGCGTGGCCAACGGTCACACGGTGTACCAGACGGTCCACGTCCCAGTACACGCGCCCCACCTCCAGATAATACCGCAGCTGCAGCAG ATGCAAGCCCAGCCTCAAGTGGCGAACGTGCTGACACCCTCCGGACAAATACAACAGATACAGATCGCGTCACTCGGAAATGTTCAG AGCTCGGGCGGGCAGGGTGCTGGCGGTCAGCCGACGATCACGCTGCAG GCTGTGTCTAATCCCATGCAGGACACTGGCCAGGTCCAGCAGCAGGCTATCATCACGAGTACTCCGAACGGACAGCAGGTCACTGTGATACCTGCCTCCAGTAAT GTCCCGACGCTGGGCGTGGGCGGTCTGGGCGGCGTGCAGCTGGTCCCAGCCGTGGGTTTGCCGGGCGTCCAGCTGGCGCAGATACCACAACAACAACCGCAACCCGCGCCTACACCGCAACCGCAACCTCTCATCG GTCAGCAAATACAGCAGGATCCGAACGAGCCGGGGAAGTGGCAGGTGGTGACAGTCAGCTCCGGCAACACAACTACCAGCGAGTGTGAGGCCAACAAGAACAGACCCAGCAGTCCCAACAGTGGGAAACGGTTGATGAAGCGAGTCGCCTGCACATGTCCCAACTGTGATCAGGGAGAGAA CCGCCTGGTGGATCGCAAGAAACAACATGTCTGCCACATCCCGGGCTGTAACAAGGTTTACGGGAAGACCTCCCACCTAAGAGCACATCTACGATGGCATTCCGGAGAGAGACCCTTCCTTTGCAACTGGCTGTTCTGCGGGAAAAG GTTCACACGCTCGGACGAGCTGCAGCGTCACCGCCGCACACACACGGGAGAGAAACGCTTCGAGTGTCCGGAGTGCAGCAAGCGGTTCATGAGATCAGACCATCTCGCCAAACACGTCCGCATACACACCAAGAACAGGATCACG GAGGTGGCGACATCTACACAGTCAATGTATTCAGACTCCGGGGACGACAGCTGCGATGAGAAAATGATGTTGACCATAGAGACCATGCATCCCAGCAATGATGCGGAGGAGAAGCTGGTCATGATACGCTCAGGAGCCAAGCTCGAGCCGGACCACATAGACAGTTAG
- the LOC116779577 gene encoding transcription factor Sp3-like isoform X9 produces MGPEQQQEKDQQQQQPQQQQHYTQQQQVQQQQQQQQQQQQQQQQQQQQQQQQQQQQQQQQQQQQQQQQQQQHQQQVQQQQQQQQQQQQQQQQVQQAQLVQQQVQGEALAALQQQYMQQPQLRVISTAVVQQLRAQGLSVSDVGRDVNASVQPLQHGNELSAAIVNAATTVPNGIQVQQPQVISMQQLQSLLGGGVVSSSEGTPYQNSPQQLLQIHPQLLQQQTGGVYGGCVVGGVTPLQAVTVDGQDALFIPSHHAQNFSGMGQVSLVNGQLVRTPVLPSGFLHNVMHLPAEQQATVSIPGTNLTIPLSALTGNQMVTIPGTNISIPGGIQIPTSQAITIPSSTGVQLPAAGVPNNGVTIQTDGKHGNGKEAKSPASPGQGGGVAVRGGVGGVGGVGGMGMVPVQVPVSVANGHTVYQTVHVPVHAPHLQIIPQLQQVLQQMQAQPQVANVLTPSGQIQQIQIASLGNVQQSSGGQGAGGQPTITLQAVSNPMQDTGQVQQQAIITSTPNGQQVTVIPASSNVPTLGVGGLGGVQLVPAVGLPGVQLAQIPQQQPQPAPTPQPQPLIGQQIQQDPNEPGKWQVVTVSSGNTTTSECEANKNRPSSPNSGKRLMKRVACTCPNCDQGENRLVDRKKQHVCHIPGCNKVYGKTSHLRAHLRWHSGERPFLCNWLFCGKRFTRSDELQRHRRTHTGEKRFECPECSKRFMRSDHLAKHVRIHTKNRITEVATSTQSMYSDSGDDSCDEKMMLTIETMHPSNDAEEKLVMIRSGAKLEPDHIDS; encoded by the exons ATGGGGCCCGAACAGCAGCAGGAGAAGGATCAGCAACAACAGCAACCACAGCAGCAACAGCATTACA CCCAACAACAACAAGTGCAGCAacagcagcagcagcagcaaCAACAGCAACAACAacagcagcagcagcagcaaCAACAGCAGcagcaacaacaacaacaacagcagcagcaacaacaacaacaacagcaGCAGCAGCAACAACAACATCAACAACAAGTGCAGCAGCAACAGCAACAACAAcagcaacaacaacaacaacaacaacaggTCCAACAAGCTCAGCTAGTCCAGCAACAAGTACAGGGCGAGGCACTTGCAGCACTCCAGCAGCAGTATATGCAGCAGCCGCAGCTCAGAGTCATCAGCACTGCCGTGGTGCAACAACTGAGAGCGCAAGGCCTGTCGGTGAGTGATGTGGGGAGAGATGTAAATGCTAGTGTCCAGCCGCTTCAACAT GGCAATGAGTTATCAGCGGCCATTGTGAATGCTGCGACAACAGTCCCAAACGGCATTCAAGTGCAGCAACCGCAG GTGATATCAATGCAGCAGCTGCAATCTCTGCTGGGAGGCGGCGTGGTGTCGTCCAGTGAGGGCACGCCCTATCAGAACTCACCGCAACAACTGCTGCAGATACACCCACAACTGCTGCAA CAACAAACCGGCGGGGTGTACGGCGGCTGTGTGGTGGGAGGCGTCACTCCGCTGCAAGCCGTCACCGTGGACGGACAGGACGCTCTGTTCATACCCTCACACCACGCTCAG AACTTCTCGGGCATGGGTCAGGTGAGCCTGGTCAACGGTCAGCTGGTCCGCACGCCTGTCCTGCCGTCCGGGTTTCTCCACAACGTGATGCATCTCCCCGCGG AGCAACAAGCGACCGTGTCCATCCCCGGCACTAACCTAACAATACCGCTAAGCGCACTAACCGGTAATCAGATGGTAACTATCCCGGGAACGAATATATCGATACCGGGCGGGATACAGATACCGACCAGCCAGGCTATCACTATCCCGAGCTCCACGGGCGTGCAGTTGCCCGCGGCCGGCGTGCCCAATAACGGAGTAACGATACAGACTGACGGGAAACACGGAAACGGAAAAGAGGCCAAGTCACCCGCCAGTCCGGGGCAAG GCGGCGGGGTTGCTGTCCGTGGTGGCGTGGGCGGGGTGGGCGGCGTGGGCGGCATGGGCATGGTGCCGGTCCAAGTGCCCGTGAGCGTGGCCAACGGTCACACGGTGTACCAGACGGTCCACGTCCCAGTACACGCGCCCCACCTCCAGATAATACCGCAGCTGCAGCAGGTACTTCAACAA ATGCAAGCCCAGCCTCAAGTGGCGAACGTGCTGACACCCTCCGGACAAATACAACAGATACAGATCGCGTCACTCGGAAATGTTCAG CAGAGCTCGGGCGGGCAGGGTGCTGGCGGTCAGCCGACGATCACGCTGCAG GCTGTGTCTAATCCCATGCAGGACACTGGCCAGGTCCAGCAGCAGGCTATCATCACGAGTACTCCGAACGGACAGCAGGTCACTGTGATACCTGCCTCCAGTAAT GTCCCGACGCTGGGCGTGGGCGGTCTGGGCGGCGTGCAGCTGGTCCCAGCCGTGGGTTTGCCGGGCGTCCAGCTGGCGCAGATACCACAACAACAACCGCAACCCGCGCCTACACCGCAACCGCAACCTCTCATCG GTCAGCAAATACAGCAGGATCCGAACGAGCCGGGGAAGTGGCAGGTGGTGACAGTCAGCTCCGGCAACACAACTACCAGCGAGTGTGAGGCCAACAAGAACAGACCCAGCAGTCCCAACAGTGGGAAACGGTTGATGAAGCGAGTCGCCTGCACATGTCCCAACTGTGATCAGGGAGAGAA CCGCCTGGTGGATCGCAAGAAACAACATGTCTGCCACATCCCGGGCTGTAACAAGGTTTACGGGAAGACCTCCCACCTAAGAGCACATCTACGATGGCATTCCGGAGAGAGACCCTTCCTTTGCAACTGGCTGTTCTGCGGGAAAAG GTTCACACGCTCGGACGAGCTGCAGCGTCACCGCCGCACACACACGGGAGAGAAACGCTTCGAGTGTCCGGAGTGCAGCAAGCGGTTCATGAGATCAGACCATCTCGCCAAACACGTCCGCATACACACCAAGAACAGGATCACG GAGGTGGCGACATCTACACAGTCAATGTATTCAGACTCCGGGGACGACAGCTGCGATGAGAAAATGATGTTGACCATAGAGACCATGCATCCCAGCAATGATGCGGAGGAGAAGCTGGTCATGATACGCTCAGGAGCCAAGCTCGAGCCGGACCACATAGACAGTTAG
- the LOC116779577 gene encoding transcription factor Sp4-like isoform X2 translates to MMSSDSHKVTVEYISEDRTVKEGSGTQSPLALLAATCSRYGAVSMGPEQQQEKDQQQQQPQQQQHYTQQQQVQQQQQQQQQQQQQQQQQQQQQQQQQQQQQQQQQQQQQQQQQQQHQQQVQQQQQQQQQQQQQQQQVQQAQLVQQQVQGEALAALQQQYMQQPQLRVISTAVVQQLRAQGLSVSDVGRDVNASVQPLQHGNELSAAIVNAATTVPNGIQVQQPQVISMQQLQSLLGGGVVSSSEGTPYQNSPQQLLQIHPQLLQQQTGGVYGGCVVGGVTPLQAVTVDGQDALFIPSHHAQNFSGMGQVSLVNGQLVRTPVLPSGFLHNVMHLPAEQQATVSIPGTNLTIPLSALTGNQMVTIPGTNISIPGGIQIPTSQAITIPSSTGVQLPAAGVPNNGVTIQTDGKHGNGKEAKSPASPGQGGGVAVRGGVGGVGGVGGMGMVPVQVPVSVANGHTVYQTVHVPVHAPHLQIIPQLQQVLQQMQAQPQVANVLTPSGQIQQIQIASLGNVQSSGGQGAGGQPTITLQAVSNPMQDTGQVQQQAIITSTPNGQQVTVIPASSNVPTLGVGGLGGVQLVPAVGLPGVQLAQIPQQQPQPAPTPQPQPLIGQQIQQDPNEPGKWQVVTVSSGNTTTSECEANKNRPSSPNSGKRLMKRVACTCPNCDQGENRLVDRKKQHVCHIPGCNKVYGKTSHLRAHLRWHSGERPFLCNWLFCGKRFTRSDELQRHRRTHTGEKRFECPECSKRFMRSDHLAKHVRIHTKNRITEVATSTQSMYSDSGDDSCDEKMMLTIETMHPSNDAEEKLVMIRSGAKLEPDHIDS, encoded by the exons ATGATGTCGTCTGATTCCCACAAAGTGACAGTTGAATATATCAGTGAGGACAGAACAGTGAAG GAGGGTAGCGGCACCCAGTCGCCCCTAGCATTACTGGCGGCCACGTGTAGCCGTTACGGCGCTGTCAGCATGGGGCCCGAACAGCAGCAGGAGAAGGATCAGCAACAACAGCAACCACAGCAGCAACAGCATTACA CCCAACAACAACAAGTGCAGCAacagcagcagcagcagcaaCAACAGCAACAACAacagcagcagcagcagcaaCAACAGCAGcagcaacaacaacaacaacagcagcagcaacaacaacaacaacagcaGCAGCAGCAACAACAACATCAACAACAAGTGCAGCAGCAACAGCAACAACAAcagcaacaacaacaacaacaacaacaggTCCAACAAGCTCAGCTAGTCCAGCAACAAGTACAGGGCGAGGCACTTGCAGCACTCCAGCAGCAGTATATGCAGCAGCCGCAGCTCAGAGTCATCAGCACTGCCGTGGTGCAACAACTGAGAGCGCAAGGCCTGTCGGTGAGTGATGTGGGGAGAGATGTAAATGCTAGTGTCCAGCCGCTTCAACAT GGCAATGAGTTATCAGCGGCCATTGTGAATGCTGCGACAACAGTCCCAAACGGCATTCAAGTGCAGCAACCGCAG GTGATATCAATGCAGCAGCTGCAATCTCTGCTGGGAGGCGGCGTGGTGTCGTCCAGTGAGGGCACGCCCTATCAGAACTCACCGCAACAACTGCTGCAGATACACCCACAACTGCTGCAA CAACAAACCGGCGGGGTGTACGGCGGCTGTGTGGTGGGAGGCGTCACTCCGCTGCAAGCCGTCACCGTGGACGGACAGGACGCTCTGTTCATACCCTCACACCACGCTCAG AACTTCTCGGGCATGGGTCAGGTGAGCCTGGTCAACGGTCAGCTGGTCCGCACGCCTGTCCTGCCGTCCGGGTTTCTCCACAACGTGATGCATCTCCCCGCGG AGCAACAAGCGACCGTGTCCATCCCCGGCACTAACCTAACAATACCGCTAAGCGCACTAACCGGTAATCAGATGGTAACTATCCCGGGAACGAATATATCGATACCGGGCGGGATACAGATACCGACCAGCCAGGCTATCACTATCCCGAGCTCCACGGGCGTGCAGTTGCCCGCGGCCGGCGTGCCCAATAACGGAGTAACGATACAGACTGACGGGAAACACGGAAACGGAAAAGAGGCCAAGTCACCCGCCAGTCCGGGGCAAG GCGGCGGGGTTGCTGTCCGTGGTGGCGTGGGCGGGGTGGGCGGCGTGGGCGGCATGGGCATGGTGCCGGTCCAAGTGCCCGTGAGCGTGGCCAACGGTCACACGGTGTACCAGACGGTCCACGTCCCAGTACACGCGCCCCACCTCCAGATAATACCGCAGCTGCAGCAGGTACTTCAACAA ATGCAAGCCCAGCCTCAAGTGGCGAACGTGCTGACACCCTCCGGACAAATACAACAGATACAGATCGCGTCACTCGGAAATGTTCAG AGCTCGGGCGGGCAGGGTGCTGGCGGTCAGCCGACGATCACGCTGCAG GCTGTGTCTAATCCCATGCAGGACACTGGCCAGGTCCAGCAGCAGGCTATCATCACGAGTACTCCGAACGGACAGCAGGTCACTGTGATACCTGCCTCCAGTAAT GTCCCGACGCTGGGCGTGGGCGGTCTGGGCGGCGTGCAGCTGGTCCCAGCCGTGGGTTTGCCGGGCGTCCAGCTGGCGCAGATACCACAACAACAACCGCAACCCGCGCCTACACCGCAACCGCAACCTCTCATCG GTCAGCAAATACAGCAGGATCCGAACGAGCCGGGGAAGTGGCAGGTGGTGACAGTCAGCTCCGGCAACACAACTACCAGCGAGTGTGAGGCCAACAAGAACAGACCCAGCAGTCCCAACAGTGGGAAACGGTTGATGAAGCGAGTCGCCTGCACATGTCCCAACTGTGATCAGGGAGAGAA CCGCCTGGTGGATCGCAAGAAACAACATGTCTGCCACATCCCGGGCTGTAACAAGGTTTACGGGAAGACCTCCCACCTAAGAGCACATCTACGATGGCATTCCGGAGAGAGACCCTTCCTTTGCAACTGGCTGTTCTGCGGGAAAAG GTTCACACGCTCGGACGAGCTGCAGCGTCACCGCCGCACACACACGGGAGAGAAACGCTTCGAGTGTCCGGAGTGCAGCAAGCGGTTCATGAGATCAGACCATCTCGCCAAACACGTCCGCATACACACCAAGAACAGGATCACG GAGGTGGCGACATCTACACAGTCAATGTATTCAGACTCCGGGGACGACAGCTGCGATGAGAAAATGATGTTGACCATAGAGACCATGCATCCCAGCAATGATGCGGAGGAGAAGCTGGTCATGATACGCTCAGGAGCCAAGCTCGAGCCGGACCACATAGACAGTTAG
- the LOC116779577 gene encoding transcription factor Sp4-like isoform X8 has product MMSSDSHKVTVEYISEDRTVKEGSGTQSPLALLAATCSRYGAVSMGPEQQQEKDQQQQQPQQQQHYTQQQQVQQQQQQQQQQQQQQQQQQQQQQQQQQQQQQQQQQQQQQQQQQQHQQQVQQQQQQQQQQQQQQQQVQQAQLVQQQVQGEALAALQQQYMQQPQLRVISTAVVQQLRAQGLSVSDVGRDVNASVQPLQHGNELSAAIVNAATTVPNGIQVQQPQVISMQQLQSLLGGGVVSSSEGTPYQNSPQQLLQIHPQLLQQQTGGVYGGCVVGGVTPLQAVTVDGQDALFIPSHHAQNFSGMGQVSLVNGQLVRTPVLPSGFLHNVMHLPAEQQATVSIPGTNLTIPLSALTGNQMVTIPGTNISIPGGIQIPTSQAITIPSSTGVQLPAAGVPNNGVTIQTDGKHGNGKEAKSPASPGQGGGVAVRGGVGGVGGVGGMGMVPVQVPVSVANGHTVYQTVHVPVHAPHLQIIPQLQQVLQQMQAQPQVANVLTPSGQIQQIQIASLGNVQSSGGQGAGGQPTITLQVPTLGVGGLGGVQLVPAVGLPGVQLAQIPQQQPQPAPTPQPQPLIGQQIQQDPNEPGKWQVVTVSSGNTTTSECEANKNRPSSPNSGKRLMKRVACTCPNCDQGENRLVDRKKQHVCHIPGCNKVYGKTSHLRAHLRWHSGERPFLCNWLFCGKRFTRSDELQRHRRTHTGEKRFECPECSKRFMRSDHLAKHVRIHTKNRITEVATSTQSMYSDSGDDSCDEKMMLTIETMHPSNDAEEKLVMIRSGAKLEPDHIDS; this is encoded by the exons ATGATGTCGTCTGATTCCCACAAAGTGACAGTTGAATATATCAGTGAGGACAGAACAGTGAAG GAGGGTAGCGGCACCCAGTCGCCCCTAGCATTACTGGCGGCCACGTGTAGCCGTTACGGCGCTGTCAGCATGGGGCCCGAACAGCAGCAGGAGAAGGATCAGCAACAACAGCAACCACAGCAGCAACAGCATTACA CCCAACAACAACAAGTGCAGCAacagcagcagcagcagcaaCAACAGCAACAACAacagcagcagcagcagcaaCAACAGCAGcagcaacaacaacaacaacagcagcagcaacaacaacaacaacagcaGCAGCAGCAACAACAACATCAACAACAAGTGCAGCAGCAACAGCAACAACAAcagcaacaacaacaacaacaacaacaggTCCAACAAGCTCAGCTAGTCCAGCAACAAGTACAGGGCGAGGCACTTGCAGCACTCCAGCAGCAGTATATGCAGCAGCCGCAGCTCAGAGTCATCAGCACTGCCGTGGTGCAACAACTGAGAGCGCAAGGCCTGTCGGTGAGTGATGTGGGGAGAGATGTAAATGCTAGTGTCCAGCCGCTTCAACAT GGCAATGAGTTATCAGCGGCCATTGTGAATGCTGCGACAACAGTCCCAAACGGCATTCAAGTGCAGCAACCGCAG GTGATATCAATGCAGCAGCTGCAATCTCTGCTGGGAGGCGGCGTGGTGTCGTCCAGTGAGGGCACGCCCTATCAGAACTCACCGCAACAACTGCTGCAGATACACCCACAACTGCTGCAA CAACAAACCGGCGGGGTGTACGGCGGCTGTGTGGTGGGAGGCGTCACTCCGCTGCAAGCCGTCACCGTGGACGGACAGGACGCTCTGTTCATACCCTCACACCACGCTCAG AACTTCTCGGGCATGGGTCAGGTGAGCCTGGTCAACGGTCAGCTGGTCCGCACGCCTGTCCTGCCGTCCGGGTTTCTCCACAACGTGATGCATCTCCCCGCGG AGCAACAAGCGACCGTGTCCATCCCCGGCACTAACCTAACAATACCGCTAAGCGCACTAACCGGTAATCAGATGGTAACTATCCCGGGAACGAATATATCGATACCGGGCGGGATACAGATACCGACCAGCCAGGCTATCACTATCCCGAGCTCCACGGGCGTGCAGTTGCCCGCGGCCGGCGTGCCCAATAACGGAGTAACGATACAGACTGACGGGAAACACGGAAACGGAAAAGAGGCCAAGTCACCCGCCAGTCCGGGGCAAG GCGGCGGGGTTGCTGTCCGTGGTGGCGTGGGCGGGGTGGGCGGCGTGGGCGGCATGGGCATGGTGCCGGTCCAAGTGCCCGTGAGCGTGGCCAACGGTCACACGGTGTACCAGACGGTCCACGTCCCAGTACACGCGCCCCACCTCCAGATAATACCGCAGCTGCAGCAGGTACTTCAACAA ATGCAAGCCCAGCCTCAAGTGGCGAACGTGCTGACACCCTCCGGACAAATACAACAGATACAGATCGCGTCACTCGGAAATGTTCAG AGCTCGGGCGGGCAGGGTGCTGGCGGTCAGCCGACGATCACGCTGCAG GTCCCGACGCTGGGCGTGGGCGGTCTGGGCGGCGTGCAGCTGGTCCCAGCCGTGGGTTTGCCGGGCGTCCAGCTGGCGCAGATACCACAACAACAACCGCAACCCGCGCCTACACCGCAACCGCAACCTCTCATCG GTCAGCAAATACAGCAGGATCCGAACGAGCCGGGGAAGTGGCAGGTGGTGACAGTCAGCTCCGGCAACACAACTACCAGCGAGTGTGAGGCCAACAAGAACAGACCCAGCAGTCCCAACAGTGGGAAACGGTTGATGAAGCGAGTCGCCTGCACATGTCCCAACTGTGATCAGGGAGAGAA CCGCCTGGTGGATCGCAAGAAACAACATGTCTGCCACATCCCGGGCTGTAACAAGGTTTACGGGAAGACCTCCCACCTAAGAGCACATCTACGATGGCATTCCGGAGAGAGACCCTTCCTTTGCAACTGGCTGTTCTGCGGGAAAAG GTTCACACGCTCGGACGAGCTGCAGCGTCACCGCCGCACACACACGGGAGAGAAACGCTTCGAGTGTCCGGAGTGCAGCAAGCGGTTCATGAGATCAGACCATCTCGCCAAACACGTCCGCATACACACCAAGAACAGGATCACG GAGGTGGCGACATCTACACAGTCAATGTATTCAGACTCCGGGGACGACAGCTGCGATGAGAAAATGATGTTGACCATAGAGACCATGCATCCCAGCAATGATGCGGAGGAGAAGCTGGTCATGATACGCTCAGGAGCCAAGCTCGAGCCGGACCACATAGACAGTTAG